Proteins encoded in a region of the Pelmatolapia mariae isolate MD_Pm_ZW linkage group LG6, Pm_UMD_F_2, whole genome shotgun sequence genome:
- the sptbn1 gene encoding spectrin beta chain, non-erythrocytic 1 isoform X2: MEEQQLSYNVLEGRFKQLQDEREAVQKKTFTKWVNSHLSRVSCRITDLYMDLRDGRMLIKLLEVLSGERLPKPTKGRMRIHCLENVDKALQFLKEQRVHLENMGSHDIVDGNHRLTLGLIWTIILRFQIQDISVETEDNKEKRSAKDALLLWCQMKTAGYPNVNIHNFSTSWRDGMAFNALIHKHRPDLIDFDKLKKSNAHYNLQNAFNLAEHHLGLTKLLDPEDISVDHPDEKSVITYVVTYYHYFSKMKALKVEGKRIGKVLDNAIETEKMIEKYESLASDLLEWIEQTIIILNNRKFANSLAGVQQQLQAFNTYRTVEKPPKFTEKGNLEVLLFTIQSKMRANNQKVYMPREGKLISDINKAWERLEKAEHERELALRMELIRQEKLEQLARRFDRKAAMRETWLSENQRLVSQDNFGFDLQAVEAATKKHEAIETDIAAYEERVQAVVAVAKELEVERYHDIKRIAARKDNVIRLWEYLLELLKARRQRLEMNLGLQRVFQEMLYIMDWMDEMKMLLLSQDYGKHLLGVEDLLQKHALVEADIAIQADRVKAVTANANKHSASNSGYKPCDPQVIQDRVAHLEFCYQELTQLAAERRARLEESRRLWKFFWEMAEEEGWIREKEQILSSLEHGKDLTGALRLLSQQRALEDEMSGRAGHLQHTIAEGQAMVKAGHFGATKIQERISDLQAQWAALEQLAAVRKKRLEEALALHQFQADADDVDAWMLDALRIVSSGETGHDEFSTQALARKHKDAAAEVASYRPVIDSLHEQVACLPKEEAESEEVRGRLTGIEERYKEVADLTKLRKQALQDALSLYKMFSEADACEVWIDEKEQWLNSMEIPEKLEDLEVIQHRFESLEPEMNNQASRVAVVNQIARQLMHSGHPSEKDIKTQQDKLNNRWSLFRELVDRKKESLNSALGVQNYHLDCNETKSWIKEKTKVIESTQELGNDLTGVMALQRKLTGMERDLAAIEDKLSEMHGEAQRLAEEHPDQANAITGRLAEITAVWEEMKNTLKNREESLGEARKLQQFLRELDDFQSWLSRTQTAIASEDMPNTLAEAEKLMAQHEGIKNEIQNYEEDYQKMRDMGEMVTQGQTDAQYMFLRQRLQALDTGWNELHKMWENRQNLLSQSHAYQLFLRDTKQAEAFLNNQEYVLAHTEMPTTLEGAEAAIKKQEDFMTTMDANEDKINGVVEAGRRLASDGNINGDRIHEKVTSIDDRHKKNREAAVELLMRLKDNRDLQKFLQDCQELSLWINEKMLTAQDMSYDEARNLHSKWLKHQAFMAELQSNKEWLDKIEKDGTLLVSEKPETEAVVKEKLSALHAMWEELESTTQTKAQCLFDANKAELFTQSCADLDKWLAGLEGQIQSDDYGKDLTSVNILLKKQQMLENQVEVRQREVVELQSQVKALGQEVKDTDEVDGRRQVVENKFQELLEPLRRRRNFLVESREVHQFNRDVEDEILWVQERIPVAMSTDHGHNLQTVQLLIKKNQTLQKEILGHQPRIDDILERSQSLLKEESSNGDVIRRRLADLQQLWKQLMEEVERRHSRLEEAHKAQQYYFDAAEAEAWMSEQELYMMSEEKAKDEQSAVTMLKKHQIMEQAVEDYAEAVHQLSKTSRGLVANGHPESERISMRQSQVDKLYAGLKDLSEERRGKLDERLRLFQLNREVDDLEQWIAEREVVAGSHELGQDYEHVTMLQERFREFARDTGNIGQERVDAVNRLADELINAGHSDAATVAEWKDGLNEAWADLLELIDTRTQILAASFELHKFYHDAKEILARILDKQKKLPEEVGRDQNTVETLQRMHTTFEHDIQALGTQVRQLQEDAGRLQSAYAGDKADDIQRRESEVLEVWRSLLEACDGRRLRLLDTGDKFRFFSMVRDLMLWMDDVIRLIEAQENPRDVSSVELLMNNHQGIKAEIDARNDSFTACIELGKALLARKHYASEEIKERLLQLTDKRKEMIDKWEDRWEWLRLILEVHQFSRDAGVAEAWLLGQEPYLSSRELGQSVDEVEKLIKRHEAFEKSAATWEERFSALERLTTLELLDVRRQQEEEERRRKPPSPEPVEVQQEEAQQSAVTQNGPPSDQDSPRDGVEDGELVNGVAERNSKEPSPAPSPTSGRKVKSQSTTLPTKNRDSSSPQEGLLHRKHEWEGHNKKASNRSWHNVYCIINNKEMGFYKDGKAASQGVPYHNELPISLKDATCDVASDYKKKKHVFKLRIADGNEYLFQAKDEEEMSTWIQAILNAGAADHSDIQGSSPGTPASGRAHTLPATVTLTTESSPGKREKDKDKDKEKRFSLFSKKKQ; this comes from the exons atggaggagcagcagctcagcTACAATGTGCTGGAGGGTCGCTTCAAACAGCTACAAG atgAGCGGGAGGCGGTGCAGAAGAAGACCTTCACTAAGTGGGTGAACTCTCACCTGTCCAGAGTCTCCTGCAGGATCACCGACCTGTACATGGACCTGAGAGACGGACGCATGCTCATCAAACTGCTCGAGGTCCTCTCCGGGGAGAGACtg CCAAAGCCAACCAAAGGGCGGATGCGGATCCACTGTCTGGAGAACGTGGACAAGGCGCTGCAGTTCCTGAAGGAGCAGCGGGTTCACCTGGAGAACATGGGCTCCCACGACATCGTGGACGGAAACCACCGACTCACGCTGGGCCTCATCTGGACCATCATACTCCGCTTCCAG ATTCAGGACATCAGCGTGGAGACGGAAGACAACAAAGAGAAGCGATCGGCCAAAGACGCCCTGCTGCTGTGGTGTCAGATGAAGACCGCGGG GTATCCCAACGTCAACATCCACAACTTCAGCACGAGCTGGAGGGACGGCATGGCCTTCAACGCCCTCATCCACAAACACAG gcCTGATTTGATCGATTTTGACAAACTGAAGAAATCCAACGCTCACTACAACCTGCAGAACGCCTTCAACCTGGCGGAGCATCACCTGGGCCTCACCAAGCTGTTGGACCCCGAGG ACATCAGCGTGGACCATCCCGACGAGAAGTCCGTCATCACCTACGTGGTGACCTATTACCACTATTTCTCCAAGATGAAGGCTCTGAAGGTGGAGGGCAAACGTATCGGGAAG GTTTTGGACAACGCCATCGAGACGGAGAAGATGATCGAGAAATACGAGTCCCTGGCCTCAGACCTGCTGGAGTGGATTGAACAgaccatcatcatcctcaacaACAGGAAGTTCGCCAACTCTCTGGCGGGAGTCCAGCAGCAGCTACAAGCCTTCAACACCTACCGCACCGTGGAGAAACCCCCCAA GTTCACGGAGAAGGGGAACCTGGAGGTGCTTCTCTTCACCATCCAGAGCAAGATGAGAGCAAACAACCAGAAGGTGTACATGCCCCGCGAGGGGAAGCTcatctctgacatcaacaag GCCTGGGAGCGGCTGGAGAAGGCGGAGCATGAGCGCGAGCTGGCTCTGAGGATGGAGCTGATTCGTCAGGAGAAGCTGGAACAGTTGGCCAGGCGCTTTGATCGAAAGGCGGCCATGAGAGAGACCTGGCTCAGCGAAAATCAGAGGCTGGTGTCACAG GATAACTTTGGCTTCGACCTTCAGGCCGTCGAGGCCGCCACCAAGAAGCACGAGGCCATCGAAACGGACATCGCTGCGTACGAGGAGCGCGTCCAAGCTGTGGTTGCTGTGGCAAAGGAGCTGGAGGTGGAGCGCTACCACGACATCAAACGCATCGCAGCCCGGAAGGACAACGTTATTCGTCTGTGGGAGTATCTGCTGGAGCTGCTGAAGGCCCGCAGGCAGCGGCTGGAGATGAACCTGGGCCTGCAGAGGGTCTTTCAGGAGATGCTCTACATCATGGACTGGATGGACGAGATGAAG ATGTTGCTGCTGTCTCAGGATTATGGGAAGCATCTGCTGGGGGTGGAGGACCTGCTCCAGAAACACGCCTTGGTGGAGGCAGACATTGCCATCCAGGCCGACAGGGTGAAGGCGGTCACCGCCAACGCCAACAAGCACTCTGCCAGCAACAGCG GCTACAAGCCCTGTGACCCACAGGTCATCCAGGACCGGGTGGCCCACCTTGAGTTCTGCTACCAGGAGCTGACTCAGCTCGCCGCAGAGCGACGTGCCCGTCTGGAGGAGTCTCGCCGTCTCTGGAAGTTTTTCTGGGAGATGGCGGAGGAGGAAGGCTGGATCCGTGAGAAGGAGCAGATCCTGTCCTCTTTGGAGCACGGTAAGGACCTGACGGGGGCGCTGCGtctcctcagccagcagcgAGCCCTGGAGGACGAGATGAGCGGCCGTGCCGGTCACCTGCAGCACACCATTGCGGAGGGCCAGGCCATGGTGAAGGCGGGACACTTCGGTGCCACGAAGATCCAAGAGCGAATTTCCGACCTGCAGGCTCAGTGGGCAGCGCTGGAGCAGCTGGCAGCGGTGAGGAAGAAAAGGCTGGAGGAGGCTCTGGCCCTCCACCAGTTCCAGGCTGATGCTGATGACGTAGATGCCTGGATGCTGGACGCCCTGCGCATCGTCTCCAGCGGGGAGACCGGCCACGATGAGTTCTCCACCCAGGCGCTGGCGAGGAAGCACAAAGATGCAGCGGCAGAGGTGGCAAGCTACAGACCGGTCATCGACTCACTCCACGAGCAGGTAGCCTGTCTGCCAAAAGAGGAGGCGGAGTCAGAGGAGGTCCGTGGCCGGCTGACCGGTATCGAGGAGCGCTACAAGGAGGTCGCCGACCTCACCAAGCTAAGGAAGCAGGCGCTTCAGGACGCTTTGTCCCTCTACAAAATGTTCAGCGAGGCCGATGCCTGTGAAGTTTGGATCGATGAGAAGGAGCAGTGGCTGAACAGCATGGAGATCCCGGAAAAACTGGAGGACCTGGAGGTCATACAGCACAG GTTTGAGAGTCTTGAGCCGGAGATGAACAACCAGGCGTCTCGTGTCGCTGTGGTGAACCAGATCGCCAGGCAGCTGATGCACAGTGGTCACCCGAGTGAGAAGGACATTAAGACCCAGCAGGACAAACTCAATAACAG GTGGAGCCTGTTCCGTGAGCTTGTGGACCGTAAGAAGGAGTCCCTGAACTCAGCTCTGGGTGTGCAGAACTACCACCTCGACTGCAACGAGACCAAGTCCTGGATCAAAGAGAAGACCAAAGTCATCGAGTCTACCCAGGAGCTGGGCAATGACCTCACAGGGGTCATGGCCCTGCAGCGCAAACTGACCGGCATGGAGCGTGACCTGGCCGCCATCGAGGACAAGCTAAGTGAAATGCACGGCGAAGCCCAGAGGCTGGCAGAAGAGCACCCCGATCAGGCCAATGCCATTACGGGCCGTCTGGCCGAGATCACGGCCGTATGGGAGGAAATGAAGAACACGCTAAAGAACCGAGAGGAGTCTCTGGGTGAAGCCAGAAAACTGCAGCAGTTCTTACGTGAGCTGGACGACTTCCAGTCGTGGTTATCTCGCACTCAGACCGCCATCGCCTCAGAGGACATGCCCAACACGCTTGCTGAAGCAGAGAAGCTGATGGCCCAACATGAAGGCATCAAGAATGAGATCCAGAACTACGAGGAGGACTATCAGAAGATGCGGGACATGGGCGAGATGGTGACGCAGGGCCAGACGGACGCTCAGTACATGTTCCTGCGACAACGGCTGCAGGCGCTCGACACCGGCTGGAACGAACTGCACAAGATGTGGGAGAATCGGCAGAACCTGCTGTCGCAGTCCCACGCCTACCAGCTGTTCCTTCGGGACACCAAGCAGGCGGAGGCTTTCCTCAACAACCAG GAGTACGTCCTGGCTCACACAGAGATGCCCACGACCCTGGAGGGGGCCGAGGCTGCCATCAAGAAGCAAGAGGACTTCATGACCACGATGGACGCCAACGAGGACAAGATTAACGGCGTGGTTGAGGCCGGTAGGCGGTTGGCCAGCGACGGGAACATCAACGGCGATCGAATCCACGAGAAAGTCACCTCCATCGACGACAG GCACAAGAAGAACAGGGAGGCTGCGGTGGAGCTGCTGATGAGGTTGAAGGACAACCGAGACCTGCAGAAATTCCTGCAAGACTGCCAGGAG CTGTCTCTGTGGATCAATGAGAAGATGCTCACGGCTCAGGACATGAGCTACGACGAGGCCAGAAACCTGCACAGCAAGTGGCTGAAGCACCAGGCCTTCATGGCCGAGCTGCAGTCCAACAAAGAGTGGCTGGACAAGATCGAGAAG GATGGCACGCTCCTGGTGTCGGAGAAGCCGGAAACGGAGGCGGTGGTGAAGGAGAAGCTGTCGGCGCTCCACGCCATGTGGGAGGAGCTCGAGTCCACCACGCAGACCAAAGCTCAGTGTCTGTTTGACGCCAACAAGGCGGAGCTGTTCACTCAGAGCTGCGCCGACCTCGACAAGTGGTTGGCTGGCCTCGAGGGCCAGATCCAGTCCGACGACTACGGCAAAGACCTGACGTCCGTCAACATcctgctgaaaaagcagcag ATGCTGGAGAACCAGGTGGAGGTGCGACAGAGAGAGGTGGTGGAGCTCCAGAGCCAGGTGAAGGCTCTGGGGCAGGAGGTGAAGGACACGGACGAGGTGGACGGGCGGAGGCAGGTGGTGGAAAATAAGTTTCAGGAGCTGCTGGAGCCACTGCGACGTCGCAGGAACTTCCTGGTTGAGTCCAGAGAGGTTCACCAGTTCAACCGGGACGTCGAGGACGAGATC CTGTGGGTTCAGGAGAGGATCCCTGTGGCCATGTCCACCGACCACGGCCACAACCTGCAGACGGTCCAGCTGCTCATCAAGAAGAACCAG ACGCTGCAGAAGGAGATCCTGGGCCATCAGCCCCGCATCGATGACATCCTGGAGCGCAGCCAGAGCCTCCTGAAGGAGGAGTCCTCCAACGGGGATGTGATTCGCCGGCGACTGGCcgacctgcagcagctgtggaAGCAGCTGATGGAAGAGGTGGAGCGTCGGCACAGCCGGCTGGAGGAAGCACACAAAGCCCAGCAGTACTACTTCGACGCCGCCGAGGCCGAGGCCTGGATGAGCGAGCAGGAGCTCTACATGATGTCAGAGGAGAAGGCCAAG GACGAGCAGAGCGCCGTCACCATGCTGAAGAAGCATCAGATCATGGAGCAGGCAGTGGAGGACTACGCCGAGGCCGTCCACCAGCTGTCCAAGACCAGCAGAGGGCTGGTGGCCAACGGACACCCGGAGAG cgaGCGGATCAGCATGCGTCAGTCTCAGGTGGATAAGCTCTACGCCGGCTTGAAGGACCTGTCGGAGGAGAGGCGGGGCAAACTGGACGAGAGGCTCCGCCTCTTCCAGCTGAATCGAGAGGTGGACGACCTCGAGCAGTGGATCGCCGAGCGCGAGGTGGTGGCCGGGTCACACGAGCTAGGACAGGACTACGAGCATGTCACC ATGCTGCAGGAACGTTTCCGGGAGTTTGCCCGGGACACCGGGAACATCGGACAGGAGCGCGTGGACGCCGTGAACCGGCTGGCGGACgagctgatcaacgccgggcaCAGTGATGCGGCCACGGTGGCGGAGTGGAAGGACGGGCTAAACGAGGCCTGGGCCGACCTGCTGGAGCTCATCGACACCAGGACGCAGATCCTCGCTGCCTCCTTCGAGCTCCACAAGTTCTACCACGACGCCAAGGAGATCCTGGCACGCATCCTGGACAAGCAGAAGAAGCTTCCGGAGGAGGTGGGGCGGGACCAGAACACGGTGGAGACGCTGCAGAGGATGCACACCACCTTTGAACACGACATCCAGGCCCTGGGAACACAG GTGAGGCAGCTGCAGGAGGATGCGGGGCGCCTGCAGTCAGCGTACGCCGGAGACAAAGCAGACGACATCCAGCGCAGGGAAAGCGAGGTGCTGGAGGTGTGGCGGAGTCTGCTGGAGGCGTGTGACGGACGCCGGCTCCGCCTCCTCGACACCGGGGACAAGTTTCGGTTCTTCAGCATGGTCCGAGACCTGATGCTGTGGATGGATGACGTGATCCGGCTCATCGAGGCCCAGGAGAACCCCAG AGACGTTTCGTCGGTGGAGCTGTTGATGAACAACCACCAGGGCATCAAGGCCGAGATCGACGCCCGCAACGACAGCTTCACGGCCTGCATCGAGCTCGGGAAGGCTTTGCTGGCCAGGAAGCACTACGCTTCAGAGGAG ATTAAAGAGAGGCTGCTGCAGCTCACCGACAAGAGGAAGGAGATGATTGACAAGTGGGAGGACCGATGGGAGTGGCTGCGACTGA tcCTGGAGGTCCACCAGTTCTCTCGGGACGCTGGCGTGGCCGAGGCCTGGCTGCTGGGTCAGGAGCCCTACCTGTCCAGCAGGGAGCTGGGCCAGAGCGTGGACGAGGTCGAGAAGCTCATCAAACGCCACGAGGCCTTCGAGAAGTCCGCCGCCACCTGGGAGGAGCGCTTCTCCGCCCTGGAGAGGCTGACTACG CTGGAACTGCTGGATGTGaggaggcagcaggaggaggaggagaggaggaggaagccaCCATCTCCAGAGCCCGTGGAAGTTCAGCAGGAGGAGGCGCAGCAGAG cgCCGTCACTCAGAACGGACCGCCCTCGGACCAGGATTCTCCCAGG GACGGCGTGGAGGACGGAGAGCTGGTGAACGGTGTTGCCGAGCGGAACTCCAAAGAGCCGAGTCCCGCCCCCTCGCCCACCTCTGGCAGGAAGGTTAAAAGTCAGTCGACCACACTGCCCACCAAGAACCGGGACTCCAGCTCGCCCCAGGAGGGACTGCTGCACCGCAAACACGAGTGGGAGGGCCACAACAAGAAGGCTTCCAACAG GTCGTGGCACAACGTGTACTGCATCATCAACAACAAAGAAATGGGTTTCTACAAGGACGGCAAGGCGGCGAGCCAGGGGGTGCCGTACCACAACGAGCTCCCCATCAGCCTGAAGGACGCCACGTGTGACGTCGCCTCGGActacaagaagaagaaacacgTCTTCAAACTCAG AATCGCCGATGGAAACGAGTACCTGTTCCAAGCCAAAGACGAG GAGGAGATGAGTACCTGGATCCAGGCCATCCTGAACGCCGGCGCCGCAGACCACTCTGACATCCAGGGCAGCAGCCCCGGCACGCCTGCCTCCGGGCGTGCTCACACACTGCCGGCCACCGTCACGCTCACCACCGAGTCGAGTCCCGGAAAGCGTGAGAaggacaaagacaaagacaaggAGAAGCGCTTCAGCCTGTTCAGCAAGAAGAAGCAGTAG